In a genomic window of Deinococcus aquiradiocola:
- the miaB gene encoding tRNA (N6-isopentenyl adenosine(37)-C2)-methylthiotransferase MiaB, whose product MKATVITYGCQMNEYDTHLVESQLVSLGADLVDGVDEADFVLINTCAVRGKPVDKVRSLLGDLRKLKASRGLMIGMMGCLAQLDEGQQLARTFEVDVLLGPGSLLDLGAALESNTRFWGLQFRDELHDHIPPAPQGKLQAHLTIMRGCDHHCTYCIVPTTRGPQVSRTPDSILRELDGLLAAGVREVTLLGQNVNAYGIDQGARVAGIPSFAQLLRLVGASGIERVKFTTSHPMNFTEDVAQAMAETPAVCEFVHLPVQSGSDAVLRRMAREYTRDAYLQHIRHIRRHMPDAVLATDIIVGFPGETEEDFQQTLDLYDEVGYDSAYMFIYSPRPGTPSYRHFADLPREVKTERLQRLIVKQKEWSQRRNAARVGTLQNVLIRGDAHDSGFLEGHTRGNHPVVIPKALGADGPGIYPVRIEHATPHMLYGHVVDAAGQPLPARPQLAPEAAAVSSPLAML is encoded by the coding sequence ATGAAAGCGACCGTCATCACGTATGGCTGCCAGATGAACGAATACGACACTCACCTCGTCGAGAGCCAGCTCGTCTCTCTCGGCGCGGATCTCGTGGACGGCGTGGACGAGGCGGACTTCGTCCTGATCAACACCTGCGCCGTGCGCGGCAAGCCCGTCGACAAGGTCCGGAGCCTGCTGGGCGACCTGCGGAAACTCAAGGCGAGCCGTGGCCTGATGATCGGCATGATGGGCTGCCTCGCGCAGCTGGACGAGGGCCAGCAGCTCGCCCGGACCTTCGAGGTGGACGTCCTGCTCGGGCCGGGCAGTCTGCTGGACCTGGGTGCGGCGCTGGAAAGCAACACCCGCTTCTGGGGCCTGCAGTTCAGGGACGAACTGCACGACCACATCCCGCCCGCCCCGCAGGGCAAGCTGCAGGCGCACCTGACGATCATGCGCGGCTGCGATCACCACTGCACGTACTGCATCGTGCCGACCACGCGCGGCCCGCAGGTGAGCCGCACGCCGGACAGCATCCTGCGGGAACTGGACGGCCTGCTGGCGGCCGGGGTGCGCGAGGTGACGCTCCTCGGGCAGAACGTGAACGCGTACGGCATCGATCAGGGGGCGCGCGTGGCAGGCATCCCGAGCTTCGCGCAGCTGCTGCGGCTGGTCGGCGCGAGCGGCATCGAGCGCGTGAAGTTCACGACGAGCCACCCCATGAACTTCACGGAGGACGTCGCGCAGGCCATGGCGGAAACGCCGGCCGTGTGCGAGTTCGTGCACCTGCCCGTGCAGAGCGGCAGTGACGCCGTGCTGCGCCGCATGGCGCGCGAGTACACCCGGGACGCGTACCTGCAGCACATCCGGCACATCCGCAGGCACATGCCGGACGCGGTCCTCGCGACGGACATCATCGTGGGCTTCCCCGGCGAGACGGAAGAGGACTTCCAGCAGACGCTCGACCTGTACGACGAGGTCGGGTACGACAGCGCGTACATGTTCATCTACAGTCCCCGGCCCGGCACGCCCAGCTACCGTCACTTCGCGGACCTGCCGCGCGAGGTGAAGACCGAGCGCCTGCAGCGCCTGATCGTGAAGCAGAAGGAGTGGAGTCAGCGCCGCAATGCCGCGCGCGTCGGCACGCTGCAGAACGTCCTCATTCGCGGCGACGCGCACGACTCCGGGTTCCTGGAGGGCCACACGCGCGGCAACCACCCGGTCGTGATCCCCAAGGCGCTCGGCGCGGACGGCCCCGGCATCTACCCCGTGCGGATCGAGCACGCGACGCCGCACATGCTGTACGGGCACGTGGTCGACGCGGCCGGGCAGCCGCTCCCCGCGCGCCCGCAGCTGGCGCCCGAGGCGGCCGCCGTTTCGAGTCCCCTCGCCATGCTCTGA
- a CDS encoding alpha/beta hydrolase family protein — translation MESFVTVRVDGQNVYGMLHLPDTDAPPNGHPSVLMLHGFTGSRSADHRLMVLTSRALMAAGIASMRIDFRGSGESEGDFSEMTVGREVQDTLEAAGYLRRHPLLDPLRVSLLGHSMGGMVAALSAPEVRPQRLALWSPALPELWLPMLRGGFVPPVVTDRGGWPLGRAFLLELPRLNPLEAARRWGGEARVFHGDQDPVVPPEVGVRYAQALGCDAVGLPGAGHTFDSLEWVDQLIRETTRFLLGR, via the coding sequence ATGGAATCTTTCGTTACAGTGCGGGTGGACGGTCAGAACGTGTACGGCATGCTGCACCTGCCCGACACGGACGCGCCCCCGAACGGCCACCCGAGCGTCCTGATGCTGCACGGCTTCACCGGCAGCCGGTCCGCCGATCACCGCCTGATGGTGCTCACGTCGCGCGCATTGATGGCGGCGGGCATCGCGAGCATGCGCATCGATTTCCGGGGGAGTGGCGAGTCGGAGGGAGACTTTTCCGAGATGACGGTGGGCCGCGAGGTGCAGGACACGCTGGAGGCCGCCGGGTACCTGCGCCGCCACCCGCTGCTGGACCCGCTGCGCGTGAGTCTGCTGGGGCACAGCATGGGCGGCATGGTCGCGGCGCTGAGCGCCCCGGAGGTGCGCCCGCAGCGGCTCGCGCTGTGGAGTCCGGCCCTGCCGGAACTGTGGCTGCCGATGCTGCGCGGCGGGTTCGTGCCGCCCGTCGTCACGGACCGGGGCGGGTGGCCGCTCGGCCGGGCGTTCCTGCTGGAGTTGCCGCGCCTGAACCCGCTGGAGGCCGCGCGCCGCTGGGGCGGCGAGGCGCGCGTCTTCCACGGCGATCAGGACCCGGTCGTGCCGCCAGAGGTGGGCGTGCGGTACGCGCAGGCGCTCGGCTGTGACGCGGTGGGCCTGCCGGGCGCGGGGCACACCTTCGACAGCCTGGAGTGGGTGGATCAGCTGATCCGCGAGACGACGCGCTTCCTGCTGGGCCGCTGA
- the sucC gene encoding ADP-forming succinate--CoA ligase subunit beta, with amino-acid sequence MKLHEYQGKELLRRFGVNVQDGKVAYTPDEVRTIANEYGQPVVVKAQVYVGGRGKAGGVKFSPTPDKAFENAEKILGMDIKGLTVNKVLVTKAVDIDAGTEYYVGMIVDRNVQSFTLMACAEGGMEIEELAAERPEAIIRHRVDPVTGLRPYEAREVALKAGFKGNLNKIADIMVKMARAALELDANLVEINPLFIDEKGNPLALDTKFDVDDNALFRHPDLAALRESEADHPLEIEAAKYGFAYVKLDGSTGVLGNGAGIVMTTLDVVNRVGGKPANFLDIGGGARADIVYNAVKLVLKDSDVKSIFINIFGGITRADEVAKGVIQALQEGILTKPVRMRIAGTAEDEAKALLAEVNSDMIKMYPDMFQAAEAAVEEAKK; translated from the coding sequence ATGAAACTCCACGAGTATCAGGGCAAGGAACTGCTCCGCCGCTTCGGCGTGAACGTTCAGGACGGCAAGGTCGCCTACACCCCCGACGAGGTGCGCACCATCGCCAACGAGTACGGCCAGCCGGTCGTCGTGAAGGCGCAGGTGTACGTCGGCGGGCGCGGCAAGGCGGGCGGCGTGAAGTTCAGCCCGACGCCCGACAAGGCCTTCGAGAACGCCGAGAAGATCCTCGGCATGGACATCAAGGGCCTCACCGTCAACAAGGTGCTCGTCACCAAGGCCGTCGACATCGACGCCGGCACCGAGTACTACGTCGGCATGATCGTGGACCGCAACGTCCAGAGCTTCACGCTGATGGCCTGCGCCGAGGGCGGCATGGAGATCGAGGAACTCGCCGCCGAGCGCCCCGAAGCGATCATCCGCCACCGCGTCGATCCCGTCACGGGCCTGCGCCCCTACGAGGCCCGCGAGGTCGCCCTCAAGGCCGGCTTCAAGGGGAACCTCAACAAGATCGCCGACATCATGGTCAAGATGGCCCGCGCGGCCCTGGAACTCGACGCGAACCTCGTCGAGATCAACCCGCTGTTCATCGACGAGAAAGGCAACCCGCTCGCGCTCGACACCAAGTTCGACGTGGACGACAACGCCCTCTTCCGTCACCCGGACCTCGCCGCGCTGCGCGAGAGCGAGGCCGACCACCCCCTCGAGATCGAGGCCGCCAAGTACGGCTTCGCGTACGTGAAGCTCGACGGCAGCACCGGCGTGCTCGGCAACGGCGCGGGCATCGTCATGACCACCCTCGACGTCGTGAACCGCGTGGGCGGCAAGCCCGCGAACTTCCTCGACATCGGCGGCGGCGCGCGCGCCGACATCGTGTACAACGCCGTGAAGCTCGTCCTGAAGGACAGCGACGTCAAGAGCATCTTCATCAACATCTTCGGCGGCATCACCCGCGCCGACGAGGTCGCGAAGGGCGTCATCCAGGCCCTGCAGGAAGGCATCCTCACCAAGCCCGTCCGTATGCGTATCGCGGGTACGGCCGAGGACGAAGCGAAGGCGCTGCTCGCCGAGGTGAACAGCGACATGATCAAGATGTACCCCGACATGTTCCAGGCCGCCGAGGCTGCCGTCGAGGAGGCGAAGAAGTAA
- a CDS encoding serine hydrolase domain-containing protein, with protein sequence MNPVSAEATPESAGLPSRAVLQFLNGCEEARLELHALELLRHGRTLVRAAWRPFRLDAPHALYSVSKSFVSTAVGFAVAEGLFGLDDPLPTLFPADLPDVPDGQLAAMRVRDLLTMTTGHADDVTGELYGRPQPWVRSFLAQPVPFAPGAHFAYSSAATFMLSALVEQRSGLRLLEYLEARLFAPLGIGGATWERNAAGETVGGWGLSLPVSALARLGQLYLQRGVWEGRQLLPAGWAEQATCAQVSSGDAAAPGAGDWAQGYGFQFWRCRHGAYRADGAFGQFALVMPEQGAVLALLSSVEDMQAVLDQVWTHLLPAFRSGPLPADDAALTALRARCASLGVPVPGGDHTSVSAGRLAGRRFSFPANDWGLEGVRFGDIGPDVPLTLTFTHGTYAHRAGFGDWTTHTTAGPRARDTLLPPMHWAGAAAWTGHGTLHVRLLDLDGHGTLSLHLSHAHAARQESLRVEAQFLRSFRQDGVLRVAGTPG encoded by the coding sequence GTGAACCCTGTCTCTGCTGAAGCGACTCCCGAGTCGGCGGGCCTCCCGTCCCGCGCCGTCCTGCAGTTCCTGAACGGCTGCGAGGAGGCGAGACTGGAACTGCACGCCCTCGAACTGCTGCGTCACGGGCGGACGCTCGTGCGGGCGGCGTGGCGTCCCTTCAGGCTGGACGCCCCGCACGCGCTGTACTCGGTCAGCAAGAGTTTCGTGTCCACGGCAGTCGGGTTCGCGGTCGCGGAGGGCCTCTTCGGCCTGGACGACCCGCTGCCCACCCTCTTCCCGGCGGACCTGCCCGACGTGCCGGACGGGCAGCTGGCGGCCATGCGGGTACGTGACCTGCTCACCATGACGACCGGGCACGCCGACGACGTGACGGGAGAGCTGTACGGGCGGCCGCAGCCGTGGGTGCGGTCGTTCCTGGCGCAGCCCGTGCCGTTCGCGCCGGGAGCGCACTTCGCGTACAGCAGCGCCGCGACCTTCATGCTCTCGGCCCTGGTGGAGCAACGCAGCGGCCTGCGCCTGCTGGAGTACCTGGAGGCGCGCCTGTTCGCGCCGCTGGGCATCGGGGGCGCGACGTGGGAGCGCAATGCCGCCGGGGAAACGGTCGGCGGCTGGGGCCTGAGCCTGCCCGTCTCGGCGCTGGCGCGACTGGGGCAACTGTACCTGCAGCGCGGCGTATGGGAGGGCCGCCAGCTTCTCCCGGCGGGCTGGGCGGAACAGGCGACGTGCGCGCAGGTGAGCAGCGGGGACGCGGCAGCACCGGGCGCGGGCGACTGGGCGCAGGGGTACGGATTTCAGTTCTGGCGGTGCCGTCACGGCGCGTACCGGGCCGACGGCGCGTTCGGGCAGTTCGCGCTGGTGATGCCGGAACAGGGGGCGGTGCTCGCGCTGCTGTCGTCGGTGGAGGACATGCAGGCCGTGCTGGATCAGGTGTGGACGCACCTCCTGCCCGCCTTCAGGAGCGGGCCGCTCCCGGCGGACGACGCGGCACTCACGGCACTGCGGGCGCGGTGCGCCAGCCTCGGCGTTCCCGTCCCGGGCGGCGACCACACTTCCGTGTCGGCGGGCAGGCTCGCCGGTCGCCGCTTCAGCTTTCCCGCAAACGACTGGGGGCTGGAGGGCGTCCGCTTCGGCGACATCGGGCCGGACGTGCCGCTCACGCTGACATTCACGCACGGCACCTACGCGCACCGCGCGGGGTTCGGGGACTGGACGACGCACACGACCGCAGGGCCGCGCGCCAGAGACACGCTGCTCCCGCCGATGCACTGGGCGGGCGCGGCCGCCTGGACCGGTCACGGCACGCTGCACGTCCGCCTGCTGGACCTGGACGGGCACGGGACGCTCTCTCTGCACCTGAGCCATGCCCATGCGGCCAGGCAGGAGTCCCTGCGGGTCGAGGCGCAGTTCCTGCGGTCCTTCCGGCAGGACGGCGTGCTGAGGGTCGCGGGAACGCCCGGTTAG
- the trmFO gene encoding methylenetetrahydrofolate--tRNA-(uracil(54)-C(5))-methyltransferase (FADH(2)-oxidizing) TrmFO, giving the protein MTSFPHITVVGAGLAGSEAALAAARLGVHVTLYEMRPVKMTPAHRSGGFAELVCSNSLGGEGALQSKGLLQAEMRSVGSAVLAGADASRLPAGNALAVERDAFSEHVTRAVRAHPLVTVVGEELPALPDGVAVIATGPLTSEALAADLVRLTGGEQLAFYDAAAPVIAFDSIDMEVAFRAGRYDQSADYINCPMNREQYEAFYTALETARSHTPHDWEKLEFFEGCMPIEEIARRGPDTPRYGPMKPRGLTDPRTGRWPYAVAQLRQEDQEGRMWSLVGFQTGLKWGDQKAVVQLIPGLENAEIVRYGVMHRNTYLNAPRVLNAALQLRADPSKFVAGVLAGTEGYLESAATGWLAGTNAARLALGLEPVVPPQESMLGGLTRYLESANPEGFQPMNVNWALVPELPAPAPGPNGKVRKLGKREKRPVMFRRGLNAFLDWAETAGLQVTRPPLPDPEPALPTPEPELQGAAQN; this is encoded by the coding sequence ATGACTTCCTTCCCTCATATCACGGTGGTCGGCGCGGGCCTCGCCGGGTCCGAAGCCGCCCTGGCCGCCGCGCGGCTCGGCGTGCACGTCACGCTGTACGAGATGCGGCCCGTCAAGATGACGCCCGCGCACCGCAGCGGCGGTTTCGCGGAACTCGTGTGCAGCAACAGCCTCGGCGGCGAAGGTGCCCTGCAGAGCAAGGGGCTGCTGCAGGCCGAGATGCGCAGCGTCGGCAGTGCCGTCCTGGCGGGTGCCGACGCGAGCCGCCTCCCGGCCGGGAACGCGCTGGCCGTGGAGCGCGACGCGTTCAGCGAGCACGTGACGCGCGCCGTGCGCGCGCACCCGCTCGTCACGGTGGTCGGTGAGGAACTCCCGGCCCTGCCGGACGGGGTGGCGGTGATCGCGACTGGGCCGCTGACGTCCGAGGCGCTCGCGGCGGACCTCGTGCGCCTGACGGGCGGCGAACAGCTCGCCTTCTACGACGCGGCCGCGCCCGTCATCGCCTTCGACAGCATCGACATGGAAGTCGCGTTCCGCGCGGGGCGGTACGACCAGTCGGCCGACTACATCAACTGCCCCATGAACCGCGAGCAGTACGAGGCGTTCTACACGGCGCTGGAAACGGCACGCAGCCACACCCCGCACGACTGGGAGAAGCTGGAGTTCTTCGAGGGCTGCATGCCCATCGAGGAGATCGCGCGGCGCGGTCCCGACACGCCCCGCTACGGCCCCATGAAGCCGCGTGGCCTGACGGACCCGCGCACGGGACGCTGGCCGTACGCGGTCGCGCAGCTGCGGCAGGAGGACCAGGAGGGCCGCATGTGGTCCCTGGTCGGCTTCCAGACGGGCCTGAAGTGGGGCGACCAGAAGGCCGTCGTGCAGCTCATTCCGGGCCTGGAGAACGCCGAGATCGTCCGGTACGGCGTGATGCACCGCAACACGTACCTGAACGCGCCCCGCGTCCTGAACGCCGCGCTGCAGCTGCGCGCCGACCCCAGCAAGTTCGTGGCGGGCGTCCTCGCAGGCACGGAGGGGTACCTGGAGTCCGCCGCGACCGGCTGGCTCGCCGGAACGAACGCCGCACGGCTCGCGCTGGGGCTGGAGCCGGTCGTGCCGCCCCAGGAGAGCATGCTGGGCGGCCTGACCCGCTACCTGGAGAGCGCCAACCCGGAGGGCTTCCAGCCGATGAACGTGAACTGGGCGCTCGTGCCGGAACTTCCCGCCCCGGCGCCCGGCCCGAACGGCAAGGTCCGCAAGCTCGGCAAGCGCGAGAAGCGGCCCGTGATGTTCCGGCGCGGCCTGAACGCGTTCCTCGACTGGGCCGAGACGGCCGGACTGCAGGTGACGCGCCCGCCCCTGCCGGACCCCGAGCCTGCACTGCCGACGCCAGAGCCTGAACTGCAGGGGGCCGCGCAGAACTGA
- the sucD gene encoding succinate--CoA ligase subunit alpha produces the protein MAILVNKDSKVIVQGITGREGLNHTKAMLAFGTKVLGGVTPGKGGTEVEGLPVFNSVAEAVDALHPDVSIIFVPPFGAADSVLEAAHAGVELIVLITEGVPTVDMMKAVQEVKALDAQNRAAGGKGIRLIGGNCPGLVSSGETKIGIMPNRIYEQKGRIGLISRSGTLTYESAKLLGDAGLGTSTTVGIGGDPVIGTTFADVLPLFEADPDTDAVVVIGEIGGADEEAAAEYIASSMKKPVVAFISGRSAPAGKRMGHAGAIIMGNVGTPESKLAAFAAANVPVADTMPQIIDLLKQVLNK, from the coding sequence ATGGCGATTCTCGTGAACAAGGACAGCAAGGTCATCGTGCAGGGCATCACCGGGCGCGAGGGACTCAACCACACCAAGGCCATGCTGGCGTTCGGCACGAAGGTGCTCGGCGGCGTGACCCCCGGCAAGGGCGGCACCGAAGTCGAGGGCCTCCCGGTCTTCAACAGCGTCGCTGAAGCGGTCGACGCGCTGCACCCCGACGTGTCCATCATCTTCGTGCCGCCCTTCGGCGCGGCGGACAGCGTCCTCGAAGCGGCGCACGCGGGCGTGGAACTCATCGTGCTGATCACGGAGGGCGTGCCCACCGTCGACATGATGAAGGCCGTGCAGGAAGTCAAGGCCCTCGACGCGCAGAACCGCGCGGCGGGCGGCAAGGGCATCCGCCTCATCGGCGGGAACTGCCCTGGCCTCGTCAGCAGCGGCGAGACCAAGATCGGCATCATGCCGAACCGCATCTACGAGCAGAAGGGCCGCATCGGGCTCATCAGCCGCAGCGGCACCCTCACGTACGAGTCCGCGAAACTCCTCGGCGACGCGGGCCTGGGCACCAGCACCACGGTCGGCATCGGCGGCGACCCCGTCATCGGCACGACCTTCGCGGACGTGCTGCCCCTCTTCGAGGCGGACCCCGACACGGACGCCGTGGTCGTCATCGGTGAGATCGGCGGCGCGGACGAGGAAGCGGCAGCCGAGTACATCGCCTCCTCCATGAAGAAGCCCGTCGTGGCCTTCATCTCGGGCCGCAGCGCGCCCGCCGGGAAGCGCATGGGTCACGCCGGTGCGATCATCATGGGCAACGTCGGTACGCCCGAAAGCAAGCTCGCGGCCTTCGCGGCCGCCAACGTGCCGGTCGCGGACACCATGCCGCAGATCATCGACCTGCTCAAGCAGGTGCTGAACAAGTAA
- a CDS encoding class I SAM-dependent methyltransferase — protein sequence MTLPPDPTLQAQRLLARRAHLPAQGTTVYRAAHLTETDHVYALDLAGDTGILSLYRDLSAAQEHALARAWADAATLRAVYVKRRPQEARHAANVDRDRLAPPRPLWGEDTPEVTALEDGVPYLIRPGGDLSVGLFTDARPARRWVRTHATGRVLNTFAYTCAFGLNATLAGADTVKNLDLSRKVLEWGQQNYALSGQPHPDRDFIYGDVFDWLHRLARKDDRYDLVILDPPSFARSRSGVWRSERDYANLAALAAALLAPHGHLLAMNNHAGVTHATFERMLHAGAPHLKVTERLGPGEDYPAATHLKVVTLQAD from the coding sequence GTGACGCTGCCGCCCGACCCCACCCTGCAGGCCCAGCGACTCCTCGCGCGCCGCGCCCACCTGCCCGCGCAGGGCACCACCGTGTACCGCGCCGCGCACCTCACCGAGACGGACCACGTGTACGCCCTGGACCTCGCGGGCGACACCGGCATCCTCAGCCTGTACCGTGACCTGAGCGCCGCGCAGGAGCACGCGCTCGCGCGTGCCTGGGCGGACGCGGCCACGCTGCGCGCCGTGTACGTGAAACGCCGCCCGCAGGAGGCCCGGCACGCCGCGAACGTCGACCGGGACAGACTCGCCCCGCCGCGCCCCCTCTGGGGCGAGGACACGCCCGAAGTGACCGCCCTGGAGGACGGCGTCCCGTACCTCATCCGGCCCGGCGGGGACCTGAGCGTCGGCCTGTTCACGGACGCCCGCCCCGCCCGCCGCTGGGTCCGCACGCACGCCACGGGCCGCGTCCTCAACACCTTCGCGTACACCTGCGCCTTCGGCCTGAACGCCACGCTCGCCGGGGCGGACACCGTCAAGAACCTCGACCTGTCCCGCAAGGTCCTCGAGTGGGGGCAGCAGAACTACGCCCTGTCCGGCCAGCCGCACCCGGACCGGGACTTCATCTACGGCGACGTGTTCGACTGGCTGCACCGCCTCGCCCGCAAGGACGACCGCTACGACCTCGTGATCCTCGACCCGCCCAGCTTCGCGCGCAGCCGGTCCGGCGTGTGGCGCAGCGAACGCGACTACGCCAACCTCGCCGCCCTCGCCGCCGCGCTCCTCGCCCCGCACGGCCACCTGCTCGCCATGAACAACCACGCGGGCGTCACGCACGCCACCTTCGAACGCATGCTGCACGCGGGCGCGCCGCACCTGAAGGTCACGGAGCGCCTCGGACCGGGCGAGGACTACCCGGCCGCCACGCACCTCAAGGTCGTGACCCTGCAGGCCGACTGA
- a CDS encoding MarC family protein, whose product MQIVDVTLAYKTFLTMVVVMDPIGLAPVFIGLAGNRPAFERRAMALKASVVAGVIILAFGLFGRALLERLGISLDSFRVAGGILLFLIALDMVFARASGTKETPDEEREAQEREDISVFPLAIPLIAGPGTLASIMILASDAHGSPVLLTAVFLVTAVVLLLCYLALRVSGQIARVIGLTGVHVVTRVLGVLLGALAVQYVADGVRGLLVNVG is encoded by the coding sequence ATGCAGATTGTGGATGTCACGCTCGCCTACAAGACCTTCCTGACCATGGTGGTGGTCATGGACCCCATCGGGCTCGCGCCGGTGTTCATCGGGCTGGCCGGGAACCGCCCGGCGTTCGAGCGGCGCGCCATGGCGCTCAAGGCGTCCGTGGTGGCGGGCGTCATCATCCTGGCATTCGGGCTGTTCGGGCGGGCGCTGCTGGAGCGGCTCGGCATCAGCCTGGACAGCTTCCGGGTCGCGGGCGGCATCCTGCTGTTCCTGATCGCGCTGGACATGGTGTTCGCGCGGGCGAGCGGCACCAAGGAAACGCCGGACGAGGAACGCGAAGCGCAGGAGCGCGAGGACATCAGCGTGTTCCCGCTCGCCATTCCGCTCATCGCGGGGCCGGGCACGCTGGCGAGCATCATGATTCTGGCGTCGGACGCGCACGGCTCGCCGGTCCTGCTCACGGCCGTGTTTCTCGTGACGGCCGTGGTGCTGCTGCTGTGTTACCTCGCGCTGCGCGTGAGCGGGCAGATTGCGCGCGTGATCGGCCTGACGGGCGTTCACGTGGTGACGCGCGTGCTGGGCGTGCTGCTGGGCGCGCTGGCCGTGCAGTACGTGGCGGACGGCGTGCGGGGCCTGCTCGTCAACGTGGGCTGA
- a CDS encoding ABC transporter ATP-binding protein — translation MTGSPAPLELTGLSKRFSGGQAVSDLSFTVRPGELYALLGTNGAGKTTTLRMIAGLLEPDGGDVRVYGHSVLSHPLSAKRVMAYLPDDPMLYGKLRAPEYLEFVAGLWGIPASVAAPEAQRLLVWLELWEHRAALTESFSRGMKQKLALAGALVHSPRLMLLDEPLTGLDAAAARQVKDALRAFVDAGGAVVLTTHIMEVAEQLSDRIGVIRAGRLVAQGTLAELREQVGHAGQGSLEDVFLELVGAGGRGRDVVL, via the coding sequence ATGACCGGCTCTCCCGCCCCGCTGGAACTGACTGGCCTCTCGAAACGCTTCTCCGGCGGGCAGGCCGTGTCGGACCTGTCGTTCACCGTGCGGCCGGGCGAGCTGTACGCGCTGCTCGGCACGAACGGGGCTGGGAAGACGACGACGCTCCGGATGATCGCGGGCCTGCTCGAACCGGACGGCGGGGACGTGCGCGTGTACGGGCACAGTGTCCTGAGCCATCCGCTGAGCGCGAAGCGCGTGATGGCGTACCTGCCGGACGACCCGATGCTGTACGGGAAGCTGCGCGCGCCGGAGTACCTGGAGTTCGTGGCTGGCCTGTGGGGCATTCCGGCGTCGGTGGCCGCGCCGGAAGCGCAGCGGCTGCTGGTGTGGCTGGAGTTGTGGGAGCACCGTGCGGCGCTGACGGAGTCGTTCTCGCGCGGCATGAAGCAGAAGCTGGCGCTGGCGGGCGCGCTGGTGCACTCGCCGCGCCTGATGCTGCTGGACGAGCCGCTCACCGGGCTGGACGCGGCGGCGGCGCGGCAGGTGAAGGACGCGCTGCGGGCCTTCGTGGACGCGGGGGGCGCGGTGGTGCTGACGACGCACATCATGGAGGTCGCGGAGCAGCTGTCGGACCGGATCGGCGTGATTCGCGCGGGGCGGCTCGTCGCGCAGGGCACGCTGGCGGAGTTGCGCGAGCAGGTGGGGCATGCGGGGCAGGGCTCGCTGGAGGACGTGTTCCTGGAACTGGTGGGCGCGGGTGGCCGGGGGCGGGATGTCGTCCTCTGA
- a CDS encoding M23 family metallopeptidase, which yields MTGVLLAVSMLLAGGTGLLCQPEPRESPAREAVWDAHFAKLPTLTGRLPDRPDAALAMPVAGVRVRQVADTWRAARGAGLLHAGQDVFAPRGTVVRSATAGLVWMTGSSVRGGTWVYVLGAGGRLYYYAHLGAVARGLREGQAVTPATVLGTVGTTGDAEGTPPHLHFAVFERYGPGSPCRFPALNPLPLLRDRS from the coding sequence GTGACTGGAGTGCTCCTGGCCGTTTCGATGCTTCTCGCGGGCGGCACCGGACTGCTGTGCCAGCCGGAACCCAGGGAGTCGCCCGCGCGTGAAGCCGTCTGGGACGCGCATTTCGCGAAGCTGCCCACCCTGACGGGCCGCCTGCCGGACCGGCCTGACGCGGCGCTCGCCATGCCTGTGGCGGGCGTGCGCGTCCGTCAGGTGGCGGACACGTGGCGCGCCGCGCGTGGCGCGGGCCTGCTGCACGCCGGGCAGGACGTGTTCGCGCCGCGCGGAACGGTGGTGCGGAGCGCCACGGCGGGCCTCGTGTGGATGACCGGGTCAAGCGTGCGGGGCGGCACGTGGGTGTACGTGCTCGGCGCGGGCGGCCGCCTGTACTACTACGCGCACCTGGGCGCCGTCGCGCGCGGCCTGCGTGAGGGACAGGCGGTGACGCCCGCCACGGTGCTCGGCACGGTCGGCACGACCGGCGACGCCGAGGGAACGCCCCCTCACCTGCACTTCGCGGTGTTCGAACGGTACGGGCCGGGCTCTCCCTGCCGCTTCCCGGCCCTGAATCCCCTGCCGCTCCTGCGGGACCGAAGCTGA